The following DNA comes from Enterocloster bolteae.
TTTTGGAGACAGTGGATGATCTGAACGACAAGGGATTTCGCGTTTTGGCGATTGCACAGAAAAGTAATCCATCTCCCGTTGGCGCATTTGGTGTCAAAGATGAATGTGACATGGTGCTGATTGGATATCTGGCATTCCTGGATCCTCCAAAAGAATCTACTGCGGATGCAATTAAGGCTTTGAAAGACCACGGTGTTACCACCAAAATTTTGACTGGTGATAATGACAAAGTGACTCGTACCATCTGCAAGCAGGTGGGGATGAAGGTTCGCAATATGCTTCTTGGCGCTGATTTGGAACACATGAGCGATACAGAGCTTGCAAGAGCGGCAGAGTTTACAGATGTATTTGCAAAGCTGACCCCCGATCAGAAAGCCCGTGTGGTTTCTGTTCTTCGTGAAAACGGTCATACGGTCGGTTTCATGGGTGACGGTATCAACGATGCCGCAGCTATGAAAACTGCCGACATTGGCATTTCGGTGGATACTGCCGTGGATGTTGCAAAGGAATCTGCCGATATCATTCTGCTAGAAAAAGACCTGATGGTTTTGGAACAGGGCATCATTGAGGGACGTAAAACTTATGCCAACATGATCAAATACATTAAAATGACCGCATCATCCAACTTCGGCAATATGTTCTCGGTACTGGCGGCTTCTGCGCTGCTGCCGTTCCTGCCGATGATGAGCGTGCACCTGATTTTCCTGAACCTGATTTATGACTTGTCCTGCACGGCAATTCCATGGGACAATGTGGATGAGGAGTTCATCGCCAAACCACGTAAATGGGATGCTTCCAGTGTTGGAAGTTTTATGATCTGGATTGGGCCAACCAGCTCCATCTTCGATTTTACAACCTATATTTTCATGTACTTTGTATTTTGCCCGTTGTTCGTATCCAACGGCGTGTTGTTCAATGATTTGCCCGCCCATTTCAGCGGTGCAGAACTGGCAACGCTTCAGAAGCAGTATATCGGAATGTTCCAAGCCGGATGGTTCGTGGAATCTATGTGGAGCCAGACGTTGGTCATTCACATGATCCGTACTCCGAAGCTACCCTTCATTCAGAGTCGTGCGTCTGCTCCGGTGACTTTGCTCACAATGACAGGAATTACGGTTCTGACCATCATTCCGTTTACTGTGTTTGGAACTATGCTGGGATTTGTTGCATTGCCTGCAACATACTTCGCTTATCTGATTCCATGTATTCTGCTGTATATGATTCTGGCAACAAGTTTGAAAAAAGCCTATGTTCGTCATTTCGGCGAACTGCTCTAAGGGGGTGCAATGATGAACTGGAAAGAACTTTGGATGACCTTTTTCGGAACTACCGAATGGCTTGGTCTGAATATCGGCTTTTGGATGGCTATGGCAGTTGTGTTACTGATTGTCATTGTAATGAATGTAATATTTTGGTCTATGAAACCAAAAGCAGATGCAAAAGAGCTTTATAAATAAGATGGAAATATGAATGAAGCAAGGGAGATACACAATTTTTTATTGTGGAATCTCCCTTATCTATTATCATCAAATCAAGGCCCATTCAATCGTGATAATTTTGTGGTAAAACAAGTGCTTTTTCATTAAATGTAAGCGTCAAATAGGTTCTTTCCAAAGTTAGTTGATTTGATAATAATACTCATTTAAAAGAACCTTTGCTTTTAATAAGCGAAAGTTGTTCCTGCCATACATAATACGTTTAATTAATTTGATTTTATTGACGCTTCCCTCTGCCAAACCGTTGTTAAACTTGTATTTTATTGCATTTTTTACTGCGTCAATATCGGATTTTAAACCATTGACATAAGTATCTATCTCGTCAACGTTCAGGGATTGGGCTGTTTCTATCCACAAATCCAGCTCATCATATTTTCCGGAAAACATAATTCGATGAAATTCCCTTAATAAATCATATAGCTGTCCGAGAATGGGATACTTCTTAACTGCGGCTTCATATTGTTCCTCCGTTATGCCATTTGCCTTTTCTAATTTTCGATATATCAGCTGGCACAGACATTTGCGTGGAACATACTCAACGGCGTCTGCCTCCGCAGCGGATATTCGTTTTTGATGTGTTCTTTCTTTTTGCATAAACACTCGCAGGGAATCAACAGTTCCATCGTATCCTTTCTGGCAGATATACTCATGAATCTTTTGATATGTGATGCCTTGTGCACGCATTTTTATTACATCCGATTCATAAGGGGCAAGTTTTCCTGGCCTTCTCGAATCATAATGTCCGTTGCCTACAGGACAGTCGTCTTTTAAGTATTTTTTTATTGTCACAGTCGTGTGCCCGGTTAAACGTGAAATTTCATCAATGGAATGTCCACCAGCATAAAGCTGCCTTACCTCATTGATTGCAAGCTGTTTATTTTCAAGTCCCTGAATGTATTGTCTTTCACGAGCATTTTCTTGTATTTCTGGAATTTCATTCTCGGGAATTGCAAGGTATTCCCTTACAGTGGTTGTTGCCGAATGTAAAAGGAGGGCTATGTCATTTATTGTGTAGCCTTCATTTCTCTTTCTGTGGGCAAATACTATTCGTTCAGCCCGGTTTCTGGTATCATACAGTGCCTGCATCTGGGGATTGGCAGTTATTGCCGGTATAATCAGCCTTGACGGGAACAGGCGGTGCATGTATTTTTCAACTGCATCCGATAAATTTTTAAGCAGATGAAATCTGTCACTGACCTGTACTGCATCAGGATGGGCGTTGCTGGCGGCAGAGGAATATGTCTGTGCCCCATCTCTGGAAATTACTTTTAAATTGGGATAGGATTTTAACCATTCCTCTACTTTTTTTGTTTCTCGGGAGTCAATAATGTCAATTATCCTATGTGTATCCAGATTCACCATGACAGTTCCATAGCTGTACCGTTTCCGAAATGCAAAATCATCCACACATATATTAATTACAGAAGATTTATCCACATGTACTGGCATTTTTTTGAGCAGATCACAAATACTGCTCTTGCTTACCTGAATGGCATCTGCTTTCAATAATGCAGATGCACTCACTGAACTTAACTTGACAGAAGTCATTAATATTCGGTCAATCAAACGTGTTGTCTTTTTTTCATTAGGAGAAATAAAACCAAATCTTTCTGAAAAAGTTTTATGGCTGCAATTGGGATTGTCACAGAACATTTTTCTAACATTAAGCAATAATATCGTCTGTTTATCATGTAATGGAATGTCCTGAATTTCCCGCTGATATGTAGAATGTATCCTTGCTGAGTTGCTCCCAAAATATGGACATACGGTATGAACTTTACTACTCAGACCTCTATAATGACCACATTTGACTTTATTTTACAATCCAGACATTTTAGAGTGGAATCTAATAAATTTATCAGTTCTTGTTCCATGGCAAACACCATCCTTTGAACCCATTATATCGCTTTGTTGTTATACATTCAACTAACTTTGGAAAGAACCTATTTGACGCTTACGGATAATCGAAATTTCAATATAAAATTTAATTTATATTAGTGTATTTACACGATGACATTCAGACAAACCTCCTTGCCTATTTTTGACCTGCACTATCATAAAAATATCCTGCGGAGTTTTAGACGAAGACATCGTGTCAGTACACTAGTAATCTCATCAACTTTATCGAGAAAATAAGGAGCGGGGAGTAGGTCTTTAGATAAAGGGGAAGTATTGACTATTTTAGGCCCAATCGGTGTGGGATAAACGACACTTTTAAATTGTATGATGAGCATGTTGTAGTTACATGAGTGGAGGAGAATTGTAAATGGTTTTAAATTGCTCGGGAATTGTGTAGCGCCTCTGAAATGCTGGTATTAGATGAACCGGTTCAAATTGAGACTTTAAAATTAGTTGATTGTGTTAGAAACGATTCAAATACTTTCAAAAAAGAGAATGGAAGCAATTGTAAATACACATTTTCCAGCTCACGCACTGAAAATAGCGAATAAAGCCTTAATGCTTAGTTAAAATCGAACTTGCAAATTTGTTGCTGTAGAACATATAGTAACAGAACAAAACATGAGAAAAGCTTTTCAAGTAGAAATTAAAATTGTTAATTTTTCATACCTTAACGGAGAAAACCATAAAAGTGTTATTCCTTAAAAATTTACAGAGAAAGCTAATGGAGCAAAGTTTCAAGATACAGCATTTTCCGTAGCTGACGGCTGAATCCTTCGGTGGCATTGGTCGTATTATCATGAAACGGATATAGTACAACAGATCTAAAAGCAACCAAAAAGAACAGATTATAAAATGCCCATATTTTTTATCAGGGAGAAATATGAGCATTTTAGGAAATAGTCGATTGGTAACCATTATAGAAGGCGATAATAATATATTGGAATGATTTCATTAAATCTTAAGTTTATGATGTTGGACTATGTTAGTGGCCTTGACTTCTCGCCATGCCTCTGATGCATTCCTGAAAAATCAGTGAATTTTTTGATAGAGTCCCTATATACAAGAAGTTAGTTTTTGCTAACAAGGTAAAAGACAAGAGGTTGCTCCATAAGGTTTATCAAACAATTTTTTAACAGCATTAGAAAACCGAAAGGCGGGATGGGGAAAGTGATGGCTAGCGGTATGAATCAAGGTAATGCCCTATTTTGGCTTGGGGACGTTCACCTTTCCTGGCCATTCCTACTGTGGCCCCTTCTATAAAAAATATTTTGTCGAATAAAAGGTGAATAGCACTTGTACCAATATGGATAATAGGATAAATAGCGTGAATAGGAAAATGAATAATAAATTGACATTTTCTTTTGGTTAGTATATACTAACTTTATAAGGGAAGTTAGACTAACCTTGTATTTCAAATCAAAGGAGGCTGTTATTTTGAAAAAAGAACTCGCAACTCAGGTAAATGCATATCTTGCAAACATTGGTGTCTCATACATCAAATTACACAATCTTCATTGGAATGTAGTGGGGAGCCAGTTTAAAGCGGCACATGAATATCTGGAAACCTTGTATGATGCCCTTGCAGATGTACTCGATGCTATCGCAGAACTTTTAAAAATGAACGGAGAAGCCCCTTTGGCAAGTATGAAGGGTTACTTATCAGTTGCCACAATTCCAGAGTTGGAAAGTGTCGAGCTGGATGTCAAGAGTGCGATGCAGACGGTTCTGAAAGATATGGAATCTCTCAGAACTCAGGCTTTTTTCATTCGTGAGCAGGCCGACAAGGAGAATCAATTTGATGTGGTTGCCCACATGGAAGACGATGTGGCAAATTACAACAAAACAATTTGGTTCATTCAATCTATGTTGAAGTAATAAGCAAATGTTCAAATAGAGAACTATCGTAGAACGTGGGTAGTTCTCTATTTGATTGTCAATGATTGAATCTTGCATCTAGTTCTTTTTTTCTTTAAAAATAAATGAGATAATATTATATGTGAGTTAGTCTTGGCTAACATTGATTTCAGCATATATCTAGAAAGCCTGCTAATAAAAAGTCAAGTGTTTTTTGAAGAAAATTTCAAAAAGCCGATTTGATATTTTAGGGTATAACTTTTAAGCCGCCAGAACTGCCGGCTTTGAAAGGGGTGATATAGAGACGGGTGTTACTCTGCCTGCTCCAAGTTCCGCAGGCACTCTTTGACCTTGCCATAATAAATGCGGAGAAACTTATTCGCTCCGGCGGTCATGTAGACATAGTAAGGCTTTCCCTGTGCCCGCTTTTTATCAAGGAAACGATAGACCGGATCGTCCACAGGGGCATTCTGGAGCAGGGTCGTCATGATCTGAAATAAGGTCTTGCGCAGTCTGGCAGATCCAACTTTGGAAGCCCTGTTGCTCTTGGACTTGTGCTGGCCGGACTCATCCACGCCGGGGTCAACGCCTGCAAAGGCGGTCAATGCCTCCCTGTGGGTAAATCTGGACACGTTGCCAATCTCAGCAATGAGCAGCGGGCCATAAGTCTTCCCAACGCCATAGATGCCCATCACGGTGTTGTATTCAGGAAGGGTGGATGCCAACGCGTTCATTTCCTGACGGAGACGCTCCACATGTCCGGAAGCAAGGTTTAACTGCTGGATGCTTTGCTGGATCAACAGCTTATAGGTCTTCTCCTTTGGAAAGACGGCAACCAATTCCTTTGAGGCATTGAACAGTTTTTCGGGCTTGTCCTGTTGGAAGATGTAGTGGTGCTTCTTGCAGAAAGCCTTGTAGCGCTCCGTAAAGGTTTTTAAGCCAATCTTGCGGACACAGTCCACATGCCAGAAAGAATAAGCATAATCAACCCATTTTTCGCTTCCGTCCTCACGTGTCGGGCTGTCAAAGAGTTTGTTAACACCGGGATAAGTATTATCCAACAGGGCAATCAGGTTTGCTTTTGCGGCAACCTTCTGCTTCATAAAAAAGCTGAATTGAGAGTTTAAAGTTTTTAACTGAGTACGTGTATCGTCCATATCTGAATATTGGCGCAGTTCTGCCCAGTTGTCAAGAGTATAGCGTGCAATCTTGCGGGCATCTGCCGGGTCAGATTTGACCTTGCGCAGGGAGTTGTTGCCGAAGTTTTTGATTAGGTGAGGATTCACAACGGAAACGAATAATCCGGCTTCGTACAGAACCTTAAGCATGGGCTCATGGTATCTGCCCGTACATTCCATAACGATTTTGGATGGGCCCTCTAATGAACCAAGGTAATCTGCAAGTTCATTGAGGTTCTGGGATGTATGGGAAACATCGAAAGGTTTGCGGATTACAGTGCCGCCGGGTTGCAGAACTGCGATGGTGCTCTTGCCTTTTGAGACATCAATCCCTACTGCGTTGTACATTCTACGTACCTCCAAAAGTGAATTTGCATGGATTCCAGCATTCCTCATTGCCGATTCAATCTCCTGGGGTATCAAACGAACGTGGTGTGGTAGTTCAACCTGCATAAATCGAACGGCTGCAATGACAGGCTGGCTGACTGGCTTTCTAACGGACGCTAATGGTCCAAGGAGAACTCTGTCAGACCGATGCCTAATCATTATACAGCTTAAACAATGAGAGGATTAAGTCCCAACTGGCTGTTGGGTACTGAAACCATACACTTATATATTAGGAGGAGAGTATCTATGTTTGGGGTATACAAAAAACTGCTATATTATGTACCAAAGCAGCGACCTTTGGCCTATTTTGCAATCGGCCTGACGGTGGTATCCACATTGCTCAATGTAGGCGCTTATTACTACCTCTATGAGTTTTTGAAACGATTGGTGGTAGACGAAGATATGGGGCATGCTCAATATAATGCGTTCCTGATTGCAGGGCTGTTGATTGGCGGTTCGCTCTTGTATTTTGCGGCCGTGCTTTTGACGCATATGTTGGGCTTCCGGCTGGAGACCAACTTGCGCAAGCGTGGGATTGACGGCCTGACCAATGCCAGCTTCCGCTACTTTGATCTGAACTCATCGGGAAAGACACGTAAACTCATTGATGACAACGCCGCCCAAACGCATTCTATTGTAGCCCATTTGATTCCTGACAATGCCGGAGCAATTCTGACACCGTTTTTGGCGCTTGTGGTGGGCTTTTTGATCAGTCTGCGGGTAGGCATCGTTCTATTGGTTCTGTTCCTACTGAGTGGCGTACTCCTTGTCCTGATGACCGGG
Coding sequences within:
- a CDS encoding ISL3 family transposase, with protein sequence MSSKVHTVCPYFGSNSARIHSTYQREIQDIPLHDKQTILLLNVRKMFCDNPNCSHKTFSERFGFISPNEKKTTRLIDRILMTSVKLSSVSASALLKADAIQVSKSSICDLLKKMPVHVDKSSVINICVDDFAFRKRYSYGTVMVNLDTHRIIDIIDSRETKKVEEWLKSYPNLKVISRDGAQTYSSAASNAHPDAVQVSDRFHLLKNLSDAVEKYMHRLFPSRLIIPAITANPQMQALYDTRNRAERIVFAHRKRNEGYTINDIALLLHSATTTVREYLAIPENEIPEIQENARERQYIQGLENKQLAINEVRQLYAGGHSIDEISRLTGHTTVTIKKYLKDDCPVGNGHYDSRRPGKLAPYESDVIKMRAQGITYQKIHEYICQKGYDGTVDSLRVFMQKERTHQKRISAAEADAVEYVPRKCLCQLIYRKLEKANGITEEQYEAAVKKYPILGQLYDLLREFHRIMFSGKYDELDLWIETAQSLNVDEIDTYVNGLKSDIDAVKNAIKYKFNNGLAEGSVNKIKLIKRIMYGRNNFRLLKAKVLLNEYYYQIN
- a CDS encoding Dps family protein, which gives rise to MKKELATQVNAYLANIGVSYIKLHNLHWNVVGSQFKAAHEYLETLYDALADVLDAIAELLKMNGEAPLASMKGYLSVATIPELESVELDVKSAMQTVLKDMESLRTQAFFIREQADKENQFDVVAHMEDDVANYNKTIWFIQSMLK
- a CDS encoding IS110 family transposase encodes the protein MYNAVGIDVSKGKSTIAVLQPGGTVIRKPFDVSHTSQNLNELADYLGSLEGPSKIVMECTGRYHEPMLKVLYEAGLFVSVVNPHLIKNFGNNSLRKVKSDPADARKIARYTLDNWAELRQYSDMDDTRTQLKTLNSQFSFFMKQKVAAKANLIALLDNTYPGVNKLFDSPTREDGSEKWVDYAYSFWHVDCVRKIGLKTFTERYKAFCKKHHYIFQQDKPEKLFNASKELVAVFPKEKTYKLLIQQSIQQLNLASGHVERLRQEMNALASTLPEYNTVMGIYGVGKTYGPLLIAEIGNVSRFTHREALTAFAGVDPGVDESGQHKSKSNRASKVGSARLRKTLFQIMTTLLQNAPVDDPVYRFLDKKRAQGKPYYVYMTAGANKFLRIYYGKVKECLRNLEQAE